The following proteins are co-located in the Spinactinospora alkalitolerans genome:
- a CDS encoding cupin domain-containing protein, which produces MAVPDSPVRVTATDAPDQPTRTAALEDLYRGFEKELLVPLWTEIGDLMPAHPKSDALPHIWRWNNLLPMAEQAGELVPVGRGGERRAIALANPGLGGRPFATPTLWAAIQYLNPREDAPVHRHTQNAFRFVVEGEGVWTVVNGDPVAMRRGDFLPQAGWNWHGHHNGSDRPMAWIDGLDIPFQHYGDSTFFEFGPEEVETRAAPERSRSERLWAHPGLRPLTRLRPTPATPLLAYRWEYTDRALSEQLALEAEGYSATVEPGHAAVRYTNPTTGGDVMPTIRTEFHRLAPDTETATRREVGSSVFQVFDGAGRVTVGEAAWNVERGDLFAVPSWLPLTVATEHGLDLFRFSDTPVFERLHQDRVQIDPKGTDQ; this is translated from the coding sequence ATGGCCGTGCCCGACAGCCCCGTGCGCGTCACCGCGACGGACGCCCCCGACCAGCCGACGCGGACGGCCGCGCTCGAGGACCTGTACCGGGGGTTCGAGAAGGAGCTGCTGGTGCCGCTGTGGACCGAGATCGGCGACCTGATGCCGGCGCACCCCAAATCGGACGCGCTGCCGCACATCTGGCGCTGGAACAACCTGCTGCCGATGGCCGAGCAGGCCGGCGAGCTGGTCCCGGTCGGCCGCGGCGGCGAGCGCCGGGCCATCGCGCTGGCCAACCCGGGGCTGGGCGGCCGGCCGTTCGCGACGCCGACGCTGTGGGCGGCGATCCAGTACCTGAACCCCCGCGAGGACGCCCCGGTCCACCGGCACACCCAGAACGCCTTCAGGTTCGTGGTCGAGGGCGAAGGGGTGTGGACCGTCGTCAACGGCGACCCGGTGGCGATGCGCCGCGGCGACTTCCTCCCGCAGGCGGGGTGGAACTGGCACGGCCACCACAACGGCAGTGACCGGCCGATGGCCTGGATCGACGGGCTCGACATCCCGTTCCAGCACTACGGCGACTCGACCTTCTTCGAGTTCGGTCCGGAGGAGGTGGAGACCAGGGCCGCCCCCGAGCGTTCCCGCTCCGAGCGGCTCTGGGCGCACCCGGGGCTGCGCCCGCTCACCCGGCTGCGGCCGACGCCGGCGACCCCGCTGCTCGCCTACCGCTGGGAGTACACCGACCGCGCGCTCTCCGAGCAGCTCGCCCTGGAGGCCGAGGGATACTCCGCCACCGTCGAACCCGGGCACGCGGCCGTGCGCTACACCAATCCCACGACCGGCGGCGACGTCATGCCGACGATCCGCACCGAGTTCCACCGGCTGGCCCCCGACACCGAGACGGCGACCCGCCGCGAGGTCGGCTCCTCGGTCTTCCAGGTGTTCGACGGCGCAGGCCGGGTGACCGTCGGCGAGGCCGCCTGGAACGTCGAGCGCGGCGACCTGTTCGCCGTGCCGTCCTGGCTGCCGCTGACCGTCGCCACCGAGCACGGCCTGGACCTGTTCCGGTTCAGCGACACCCCCGTTTTCGAGCGGCTCCATCAGGACCGCGTCCAGATCGACCCGAAGGGAACCGACCAGTGA
- a CDS encoding carbon-nitrogen hydrolase family protein — protein sequence MSAWLPVTVVQDPPIPAAGDPDLFAAQARDAMRRFPRTRLLVYPELHLYADPDPDPDPGSGAAAAGRPAAPERLAGLAEPLDGPLATALAATAAELGVWLLPGTLCEPDGRGGVYNTSVLFSPEGRIAGAYRKCFPWRPYETFTPGSGFTVVDVPEWGRIGLSICYDTWFPEVARQLAAMGADLIVTPAQTTTADREQELVMTRAAAIANQVFVVNANAAGPIGAGRSLVADPEGRVRTQAQDGPAVLTDVLDADEVARVREHGTAGLNRIWHQFTDEDAPLDLPFYRGRIDPADWSAVARRPLGSRPRPDREPHA from the coding sequence ATGTCCGCCTGGCTCCCCGTCACCGTGGTCCAGGACCCGCCGATCCCGGCGGCCGGCGATCCGGACCTGTTCGCCGCGCAGGCGCGCGACGCCATGCGGCGCTTCCCGCGTACCCGGCTGCTCGTCTACCCCGAACTGCACCTCTACGCCGACCCCGACCCCGACCCCGACCCCGGCTCCGGTGCCGCGGCGGCGGGGCGCCCCGCCGCTCCCGAGCGGCTGGCCGGACTCGCCGAGCCCCTCGACGGGCCGCTGGCCACCGCGCTCGCGGCGACGGCGGCCGAACTCGGCGTCTGGCTGCTGCCCGGAACGCTCTGCGAACCCGACGGCCGCGGCGGCGTGTACAACACCTCGGTGCTGTTCTCCCCGGAGGGCCGGATCGCCGGGGCCTACCGCAAGTGCTTCCCGTGGCGCCCCTACGAGACGTTCACCCCGGGTTCCGGCTTCACCGTGGTCGACGTGCCCGAATGGGGCCGGATCGGCCTGTCGATCTGCTACGACACGTGGTTCCCCGAGGTCGCCCGGCAGCTCGCCGCCATGGGTGCCGACCTCATCGTCACCCCCGCCCAGACCACGACCGCCGACCGCGAGCAGGAGCTCGTGATGACGCGCGCGGCGGCGATCGCCAACCAGGTGTTCGTCGTCAACGCCAACGCCGCCGGTCCGATCGGGGCCGGCCGCAGCCTCGTGGCCGACCCCGAAGGGCGCGTCCGGACACAGGCGCAGGACGGCCCGGCCGTCCTCACCGACGTCCTCGACGCCGACGAGGTGGCGCGGGTCCGCGAGCACGGCACGGCGGGCCTCAACCGCATCTGGCACCAGTTCACCGACGAGGACGCGCCGCTGGACCTGCCCTTCTACCGGGGCCGCATCGACCCCGCCGACTGGAGCGCCGTCGCCCGGCGCCCCCTCGGCTCCCGCCCCCGTCCCGACAGGGAGCCCCACGCATGA
- a CDS encoding maleylpyruvate isomerase N-terminal domain-containing protein codes for MSVRDWMDRGTGLFLAAVDGMGDDALDGPTPLPGWTRRHLVAHVHYNAEALRRLVHWAATGQERRMYESADQRAAEIESGARLHPSELRALVHGSARALAADLDALPERAWSHRVVTAQGRTVPAAEIPWMRTREVTVHAVDLDAGVGFGDLPEEVNAALAAEAAGKHAAGGAAAVLAAWLTGRSTEAPDLGPWL; via the coding sequence ATGAGCGTCCGGGACTGGATGGACCGGGGCACCGGGCTGTTCCTGGCGGCCGTGGACGGGATGGGCGACGACGCGCTCGACGGGCCGACGCCGCTGCCCGGCTGGACCCGGCGCCACCTGGTGGCCCACGTGCACTACAACGCCGAGGCGCTGCGCCGGCTCGTCCACTGGGCGGCCACCGGGCAGGAGCGCCGGATGTACGAGAGCGCCGACCAGCGCGCCGCGGAGATCGAGTCCGGGGCCCGGCTGCACCCCTCCGAGCTGCGCGCCCTGGTGCACGGGTCGGCCCGGGCCCTGGCCGCCGACCTGGACGCCCTGCCGGAGCGGGCGTGGTCGCACCGGGTCGTCACCGCGCAGGGGCGGACCGTCCCGGCCGCGGAGATCCCGTGGATGCGGACCCGCGAGGTGACGGTGCACGCCGTGGACCTCGACGCCGGCGTCGGATTCGGCGACCTGCCCGAGGAGGTCAACGCCGCGCTCGCGGCCGAAGCGGCCGGGAAGCACGCGGCCGGGGGAGCGGCCGCCGTGCTCGCCGCGTGGCTGACGGGCAGGAGCACCGAGGCGCCGGATCTCGGCCCGTGGCTCTGA
- a CDS encoding APC family permease, with translation MTDVRPTQTGLDRSLGLGQVALIGLAYMTPLIVLGTFGVLAHTTGGAVPTAYLVTLVAMLFTAYSYGRMASAHPVAGSAYTYVGRSMDLRLGFLTGWAILLDYVFLPLVIWLIGASYLSARFPEVPMAVWIVAFIAVTTALNVLGIKVAARANLVLMAFQLLVLGVFVALSLADALRGPVDPMGPFTGDGTTQAMVAAGAALAAYSFVGFDAVTTLTEEARDPRRTIPRAVLITALACGLLFVVASYATQLAHPGGAFDDVDSAAFEIAADIGGRLFSSVFLAGLIVAQFASGLAAQATASRLLFAMGRDGTLPRRLFGAVQARLRTPVFNLVLVGVIGLGAIALDLTTSTSFINFGAFSAFTMVNLSVIAHWLRHRPGGGAGGVLAWVVVPLVGAVIDVYLLVNLDGHALLLGCCWLAAGVVLLAILTRGFRGPVPRMSMDEEAAP, from the coding sequence ATGACCGACGTCCGCCCCACGCAGACCGGGCTCGACCGCAGCCTCGGCCTCGGCCAGGTCGCCCTGATCGGCCTCGCCTACATGACCCCGCTGATCGTCCTGGGCACCTTCGGGGTCCTGGCGCACACCACCGGCGGCGCCGTGCCGACCGCCTACCTGGTGACGCTGGTGGCGATGCTGTTCACCGCCTACAGCTACGGCCGCATGGCCTCCGCCCACCCGGTCGCCGGGTCCGCCTACACCTACGTCGGGCGCTCCATGGACCTGCGCCTGGGCTTCCTGACCGGATGGGCGATCCTGCTCGACTACGTGTTCCTCCCGCTGGTCATCTGGCTCATCGGGGCGTCGTACCTGTCCGCGCGGTTCCCCGAGGTGCCCATGGCGGTGTGGATCGTGGCGTTCATCGCCGTCACGACCGCGCTGAACGTCCTCGGCATCAAGGTGGCGGCGCGCGCCAACCTCGTGCTGATGGCCTTCCAGCTCCTGGTGCTGGGCGTCTTCGTCGCGCTGTCCCTGGCCGACGCCCTTCGCGGGCCGGTGGACCCGATGGGGCCGTTCACCGGTGACGGCACCACGCAGGCCATGGTGGCGGCCGGCGCCGCGCTCGCCGCCTACTCCTTCGTCGGCTTCGACGCGGTCACCACGCTGACCGAGGAGGCGCGCGACCCCCGCAGGACCATCCCCAGGGCCGTCCTGATCACCGCGCTCGCCTGCGGCCTGCTGTTCGTCGTCGCCTCGTACGCGACCCAGCTCGCGCACCCGGGCGGCGCCTTCGACGACGTCGACTCCGCCGCCTTCGAGATCGCGGCCGACATCGGCGGGCGGCTGTTCTCCTCGGTGTTCCTGGCGGGGCTGATCGTCGCCCAGTTCGCGTCCGGACTCGCGGCGCAGGCGACCGCCTCCCGGCTGCTGTTCGCGATGGGCCGGGACGGGACGCTGCCGCGCCGGCTGTTCGGCGCGGTGCAGGCGCGGCTGCGCACGCCGGTGTTCAACCTGGTCCTGGTGGGGGTGATCGGTCTCGGCGCGATCGCCCTCGACCTGACCACGTCGACGTCGTTCATCAACTTCGGCGCGTTCTCGGCGTTCACCATGGTGAACCTGAGCGTCATCGCCCACTGGCTGCGGCACCGCCCCGGCGGCGGCGCGGGCGGGGTCCTCGCATGGGTGGTGGTCCCGCTGGTGGGAGCGGTCATCGACGTCTACCTGCTGGTCAACCTGGACGGGCACGCGCTCCTGCTGGGCTGCTGCTGGCTGGCCGCGGGCGTCGTCCTGCTCGCGATCCTCACCAGGGGCTTCCGCGGTCCGGTTCCGCGGATGAGCATGGACGAGGAGGCGGCGCCGTAG
- a CDS encoding MBL fold metallo-hydrolase: protein MTAKPFASSADLGEKEQTLEVLADGVYALTAEGDPNIGAVEGEDFLVCFEALATPAAAREWLARLREHTDKPIRYLVLSHYHAVRVLGASAFDAEIVIAHEKTRELVAERGLQDWESEFGRMPRLAKDAASVPGLTWPTQTFADRTTIDLGGDRGELVLQYLGRGHTEGDIVAWLPRQKILFAGDLVEAEAALYTGDAFHRDWAGATLDGVAALGAEVLVGGRGAVSRGKEEVDAAIEQTRHFLQVMIREVGAVRQRGGTLKEAFEATRAALVDRYGHWPIFEHCLPFDVSRLWDELSGVERPIIWTAERDREVWDRLQA from the coding sequence ATGACGGCGAAGCCGTTCGCATCATCGGCCGACCTCGGCGAGAAGGAACAGACGCTGGAGGTCCTGGCCGACGGGGTCTACGCGCTGACGGCGGAGGGCGACCCCAACATCGGGGCCGTCGAGGGCGAGGACTTCCTCGTGTGCTTCGAGGCGCTGGCCACCCCGGCGGCCGCCCGAGAATGGCTGGCCAGGCTGCGCGAGCACACCGACAAGCCGATCCGCTACCTGGTGCTCTCGCACTACCACGCCGTTCGAGTGCTGGGGGCCAGCGCCTTCGACGCCGAGATCGTCATCGCCCACGAGAAGACCCGCGAACTGGTCGCCGAGCGCGGCCTGCAGGACTGGGAGAGCGAGTTCGGCCGCATGCCGCGCCTGGCCAAGGACGCCGCGTCGGTGCCCGGCCTGACCTGGCCGACCCAGACCTTCGCCGACCGCACGACGATCGACCTCGGGGGCGACCGCGGCGAGCTCGTGCTGCAGTACCTGGGCCGGGGCCACACCGAGGGCGACATCGTCGCCTGGCTGCCCCGGCAGAAGATCCTGTTCGCCGGAGACCTGGTGGAGGCCGAGGCCGCCCTCTACACCGGCGACGCCTTCCACCGCGACTGGGCCGGGGCCACCCTCGACGGCGTCGCGGCCCTGGGCGCGGAGGTCCTGGTCGGCGGCCGGGGCGCGGTGAGCCGGGGCAAGGAGGAGGTCGACGCCGCCATCGAGCAGACCCGCCACTTCCTCCAGGTCATGATCCGCGAGGTGGGCGCCGTGCGGCAGCGCGGCGGCACGCTGAAGGAGGCGTTCGAGGCCACCCGCGCCGCGCTGGTCGACCGCTACGGCCACTGGCCGATCTTCGAGCACTGCCTGCCCTTCGACGTCTCCCGCCTCTGGGACGAGCTCTCGGGCGTCGAGCGTCCGATCATCTGGACCGCCGAGCGCGACCGCGAGGTCTGGGACCGGCTGCAGGCCTGA
- a CDS encoding FadR/GntR family transcriptional regulator yields the protein MDTAAPAQREDAPLQAAPLTGIRRLSAQDTVRARIALAVDLGLLEPGERLPGNDSVASALDVSLITVRRALVSLCEDGVLERRRGRSGGTFVAPRPEKGAVREISAYTADAETVHRLIDQRLLLECGAAHLAARAGGPVRTARLRELVDAMDEARTWADFHELDADFHREVAAASGVPHAREELGAVLTRLHRYFLPYRMDVLRASNAEHRELLGAIEAADADRAVRVAHRHADTLHRTMFVGLDPEPPGH from the coding sequence ATGGACACCGCCGCCCCCGCGCAACGGGAAGACGCGCCGCTGCAGGCGGCACCGCTGACCGGAATCCGCCGCCTGAGCGCGCAGGACACGGTCCGGGCCCGCATCGCCCTGGCCGTCGACCTCGGACTCCTCGAACCCGGGGAGCGCCTGCCCGGCAACGACTCCGTGGCCTCAGCGCTCGACGTCTCCCTGATCACGGTCCGGCGCGCCCTGGTGTCGCTGTGCGAGGACGGGGTGCTGGAGCGCCGGCGCGGCCGCAGCGGCGGCACCTTCGTCGCGCCCCGCCCGGAGAAGGGCGCGGTGCGCGAGATCTCGGCCTACACCGCCGACGCCGAGACCGTGCACCGGCTCATCGACCAGCGGCTGCTCCTGGAGTGCGGCGCCGCCCACCTGGCCGCCCGCGCGGGCGGCCCCGTGCGGACGGCCCGCCTGCGCGAGCTCGTCGACGCCATGGACGAGGCCCGGACCTGGGCCGACTTCCACGAGCTCGACGCGGACTTCCACCGCGAGGTCGCCGCGGCGTCGGGGGTGCCGCACGCCCGCGAGGAGCTGGGAGCGGTGCTCACCCGGCTGCACCGCTACTTCCTGCCCTACCGGATGGACGTGCTGCGCGCCTCCAACGCCGAGCACCGGGAGCTGCTCGGCGCCATCGAGGCCGCCGACGCCGACCGCGCGGTCCGGGTCGCGCACCGCCACGCCGACACCCTGCACCGCACGATGTTCGTCGGCTTGGATCCGGAGCCCCCCGGCCACTGA
- a CDS encoding FAD-dependent monooxygenase, whose translation MPNAHPPRTREPVLVLGAGPVGQTAALLLARWGVPVVVLDGRPARDAVGSKAICQQRDVLDIWASLGAEAVADEGLTWDTARTFYRDRELFAVRLHDRGASPLPPFVNISQTRTEQILDACIGAADGIDVRWDHEITGIEQDATGVAVHCRTPGGPVRLRGSYAVSCLGARGRVVREALGIGFDGRSFADRFLICDIRADLPGWERERRFYFDPEWNPGRQVLIHPCPDSVYRIDWQVPPDFDLAREESAGGLDRRVRQIIGERPYEVVWRSVYRFHTRVADRMRVGRVLLAGDCAHLVAPFGARGLNSGVHDAENAAWKLAFVANGWAGEELLESYSTERLAAARENAEVTGATMRFLVPQDDGEWEHRRTVLERAATDAAAKEQVDSGRLSEPFWYADSPLTTRCPHRPFQGRPPRGEAPVPCPGVLVPDVPISVAGRPDVTRLRPLAREGITLLATGPGGVDGVRAAAAEATAAPVTALSLTGIDRTGALAAALDARPGEVWLLRPDAHIAAVLSDDDPAAIAAAVRGALGRGGRGTAARIPDQGSAGLDLVGPENVAITPTRSTWVPTSASGRSGRAGGSLSP comes from the coding sequence ATGCCCAACGCACACCCCCCGCGGACGCGCGAGCCGGTCCTGGTCCTGGGGGCCGGCCCGGTCGGGCAGACCGCGGCCCTGCTGCTGGCGCGCTGGGGCGTGCCGGTGGTCGTGCTCGACGGGCGGCCGGCGCGCGACGCCGTCGGCTCCAAGGCGATCTGCCAGCAGCGCGACGTGCTGGACATCTGGGCGTCGCTGGGGGCCGAGGCCGTCGCCGACGAGGGGCTGACCTGGGACACCGCCCGGACCTTCTACCGCGACCGCGAGCTGTTCGCGGTCCGGCTGCACGACCGCGGCGCCTCGCCGCTGCCGCCGTTCGTGAACATCTCCCAGACCCGCACCGAGCAGATCCTGGACGCGTGCATCGGCGCCGCCGACGGGATCGACGTCCGCTGGGACCACGAGATCACCGGGATCGAGCAGGACGCCACCGGGGTCGCGGTGCACTGCCGCACCCCCGGCGGTCCGGTGCGGCTGCGCGGGTCCTACGCGGTGTCCTGCCTCGGCGCCCGCGGCAGGGTCGTGCGCGAGGCGCTGGGGATCGGCTTCGACGGACGCAGCTTCGCCGATCGGTTCCTCATCTGCGACATCCGGGCCGACCTGCCCGGCTGGGAGCGGGAGCGCCGGTTCTACTTCGACCCCGAGTGGAACCCGGGGCGCCAGGTCCTGATCCACCCCTGCCCGGACTCGGTCTACCGGATCGACTGGCAGGTGCCGCCGGACTTCGACCTGGCGCGGGAGGAGTCCGCCGGGGGACTGGACCGGCGCGTCCGCCAGATCATCGGGGAGCGCCCCTACGAGGTCGTGTGGCGCTCGGTGTACCGCTTCCACACCCGCGTGGCCGACCGGATGCGGGTCGGCCGGGTGCTGCTGGCCGGCGACTGCGCGCACCTCGTCGCCCCCTTCGGGGCCCGCGGCCTCAACTCCGGCGTGCACGACGCCGAGAACGCGGCGTGGAAGCTGGCCTTCGTCGCCAACGGGTGGGCGGGCGAGGAGCTGCTGGAGAGCTACTCGACCGAGCGGCTGGCCGCCGCACGGGAGAACGCCGAGGTCACCGGCGCCACCATGCGCTTCCTCGTCCCGCAGGACGACGGCGAATGGGAGCACCGCAGGACCGTCCTGGAGCGCGCGGCCACCGACGCCGCGGCCAAGGAGCAGGTCGACTCCGGACGGCTCTCCGAGCCGTTCTGGTACGCCGACTCACCGCTCACCACCCGCTGCCCGCACCGCCCGTTCCAAGGCCGTCCCCCGCGCGGCGAGGCACCGGTGCCCTGCCCCGGCGTGCTGGTCCCCGACGTCCCGATCAGCGTCGCCGGTCGGCCGGACGTCACCCGGCTGCGCCCGCTGGCGCGCGAGGGGATCACCCTGCTCGCGACCGGTCCCGGCGGCGTCGACGGAGTCCGCGCCGCGGCGGCCGAGGCGACCGCGGCACCGGTCACCGCGCTGTCCCTGACCGGAATCGACCGCACCGGAGCCCTCGCCGCCGCGCTGGACGCGCGACCGGGGGAGGTCTGGCTGCTGCGCCCCGACGCCCACATCGCCGCCGTCCTCTCCGACGACGACCCGGCGGCGATCGCCGCGGCCGTGCGCGGCGCCCTGGGCCGCGGCGGCCGGGGCACGGCCGCGCGGATCCCCGACCAGGGGAGTGCCGGTCTTGACCTTGTGGGACCTGAAAACGTTGCAATAACCCCGACAAGGTCGACGTGGGTTCCAACCTCGGCCTCGGGGCGGAGTGGGCGCGCGGGTGGGTCCCTTTCACCTTGA
- a CDS encoding fumarylacetoacetate hydrolase family protein has product MKLATIRTSGGTRAVRVDDDGLTDLGFADVGALLAAEDWRSLAASATGPAHPVDQAGHAPVVPRPGKVLCVGLNYRNHILEMGRDLPEHPTLFAKFAEALIGANDDIDLAPESDAVDWEAELAVVVGGTVRRADERQAADAIAGFTVMNDVTMRDWQFRTKEWLQGKTFEATTPLGPVVVTPDELPGGVRPALELSASVNGEEVQKAGTSDLVFDPVALVRYASTVMTLRPGDVIATGTPGGVGHARRPARYLTDGATLVTEIEGIGRLENVARRS; this is encoded by the coding sequence GTGAAGCTCGCCACCATCCGCACCTCCGGGGGGACCCGCGCCGTCCGCGTCGACGACGACGGCCTCACCGACCTCGGATTCGCCGACGTCGGCGCGCTCCTGGCGGCGGAGGACTGGAGGTCGCTGGCGGCCTCGGCGACCGGCCCGGCGCATCCGGTGGACCAGGCCGGCCACGCGCCCGTCGTGCCCCGCCCCGGCAAGGTGCTGTGCGTCGGGCTCAACTACCGCAACCACATCCTTGAGATGGGCCGCGACCTGCCCGAGCACCCGACCCTGTTCGCCAAGTTCGCCGAGGCGCTGATCGGCGCGAACGACGACATCGACCTCGCCCCCGAGTCCGATGCCGTCGACTGGGAGGCCGAGCTGGCCGTCGTGGTCGGGGGCACGGTGCGGCGCGCCGACGAGCGGCAGGCCGCCGACGCGATCGCCGGCTTCACCGTCATGAACGACGTGACCATGCGCGACTGGCAGTTCCGGACCAAGGAGTGGCTGCAGGGCAAGACGTTCGAGGCCACCACGCCGCTCGGCCCGGTCGTGGTCACCCCCGACGAGCTGCCCGGCGGCGTCCGGCCGGCCCTGGAGCTGAGCGCCTCGGTGAATGGCGAGGAGGTGCAGAAGGCCGGCACCTCCGACCTGGTCTTCGACCCGGTCGCCCTGGTGCGCTACGCCTCCACGGTCATGACGCTGCGCCCGGGGGACGTGATCGCCACCGGCACCCCCGGCGGCGTCGGGCACGCCCGCAGACCGGCCCGCTACCTGACCGACGGCGCCACCCTGGTCACCGAGATCGAGGGCATCGGCCGCCTTGAGAACGTGGCGCGCAGGTCATGA
- a CDS encoding IclR family transcriptional regulator: MKNKPPYAIESVDHALHLASLLQQEGPLRVTDAADRLDVSASTAHRLLAMLVYRDFAEQQPDRRYRAGRVLRPTPVSEAPIALLRRIALPHLRRLVERVQESANLMVMAGPEVRFIATAECEQVLRVGDRAGRSLPTHLTSGGKAILAALPAEELTALYRGCDQVDLPRLRRELGLVRKRGFAINDQSTETGLTALGMRVDGPSGTPAAAVSLALPSARFDRDALATWIGAVSATVAAIEADLAAG, from the coding sequence ATGAAGAACAAACCGCCGTACGCGATCGAGTCGGTCGACCACGCGCTGCACCTCGCGTCGCTCCTGCAGCAGGAGGGGCCGCTGCGGGTGACCGACGCCGCCGACCGCCTGGACGTGTCGGCGTCCACGGCCCACCGCCTGCTCGCGATGCTGGTGTACCGGGACTTCGCCGAGCAGCAGCCGGACCGGCGCTACCGGGCGGGCCGCGTGCTCAGGCCCACGCCGGTCTCCGAGGCGCCGATCGCCCTGCTGCGCCGAATCGCCCTGCCCCACCTGCGGCGGCTGGTCGAGCGGGTGCAGGAGTCCGCCAACCTGATGGTCATGGCCGGCCCCGAGGTCCGCTTCATCGCGACCGCCGAGTGCGAGCAGGTGCTGCGGGTGGGCGACCGGGCCGGGCGGTCCCTGCCGACGCACCTGACCTCGGGGGGGAAGGCGATCCTGGCCGCCCTCCCCGCCGAGGAGCTGACCGCCCTGTACCGCGGCTGCGACCAGGTCGACCTGCCCCGGCTGCGGCGCGAGCTCGGCCTGGTCCGCAAGCGGGGCTTCGCCATCAACGACCAGTCGACCGAGACCGGGCTGACCGCCCTGGGGATGCGCGTGGACGGCCCTTCGGGGACACCGGCCGCCGCCGTCTCCCTGGCGCTGCCCAGCGCCAGGTTCGACCGCGACGCGCTCGCGACCTGGATCGGGGCGGTGTCGGCGACGGTGGCCGCCATCGAGGCCGACCTCGCCGCGGGCTGA
- a CDS encoding FAD-dependent oxidoreductase: MSEVDRGGDVIVVGGGIGGLANAYALAGAGRKVTVLERAPEFAEVGAGLQMAPNATRVLREWGMLDAVLDKGVRPRRLVFKDAVDGGELTHLDLGEEFEARYGAPYVVIHRSDLLDILAEGCRGAGVELLADTRVDDVETGPEAAVALVGGRRIGADVVLAADGLHSSLRAKLSGDAPVCSGYVAYRGALPVAELGDELDGQALEQVVVYLGPGHHLVQYPLRGGEMFNTVAVFESPAYHRGEQDWGGPEELDEVFSGACAQVRRGLRSLWRTRRWPMYDREPIPTWIDGRLALTGDAAHPMLQYLAQGACQAIEDAHCLSAQVDKTAAADGPRWPAALAAYQEARTERTARVQRTARVWGDIWHVDGLARLLRNELFSDRDPADFKHVDWLYGV; the protein is encoded by the coding sequence ATGAGCGAAGTCGACAGGGGCGGTGACGTCATCGTCGTCGGTGGCGGCATCGGCGGGCTGGCGAACGCCTACGCCCTCGCCGGCGCGGGCCGGAAGGTGACGGTGCTCGAACGGGCGCCGGAGTTCGCCGAGGTCGGCGCGGGCCTGCAGATGGCGCCGAACGCCACCCGCGTCCTCCGCGAGTGGGGCATGCTCGACGCCGTGCTCGACAAGGGCGTCCGGCCCCGGCGACTGGTGTTCAAGGACGCCGTCGACGGCGGGGAGCTGACCCACCTCGACCTGGGCGAGGAGTTCGAGGCCCGCTACGGCGCGCCCTACGTCGTCATCCACCGCAGCGACCTGCTCGACATCCTGGCCGAGGGCTGCCGCGGCGCGGGGGTCGAACTGCTGGCGGACACGCGCGTCGACGACGTCGAGACCGGGCCGGAGGCGGCCGTCGCTCTCGTCGGCGGCCGCAGGATCGGCGCCGACGTGGTCCTCGCCGCCGACGGCCTGCACTCGTCCCTGCGGGCGAAACTGAGCGGTGACGCGCCCGTCTGCTCCGGCTACGTCGCCTACCGCGGCGCGCTCCCCGTCGCCGAGCTCGGCGACGAGCTGGACGGGCAGGCCCTGGAGCAGGTCGTCGTCTACCTCGGACCGGGGCACCATCTGGTGCAGTACCCGTTGCGCGGCGGCGAGATGTTCAACACCGTCGCCGTCTTCGAGTCGCCGGCCTACCATCGGGGCGAGCAGGACTGGGGCGGCCCCGAAGAGCTGGACGAGGTCTTCTCCGGCGCCTGCGCGCAGGTGCGCCGCGGGCTGCGGTCGCTGTGGCGCACCCGCAGGTGGCCGATGTACGACCGCGAACCGATCCCCACCTGGATCGACGGCCGCCTCGCGCTCACGGGGGACGCGGCCCACCCGATGCTGCAGTACCTCGCGCAGGGCGCCTGCCAGGCGATCGAGGACGCGCACTGCCTGTCGGCGCAGGTCGACAAGACCGCGGCCGCGGACGGCCCGAGATGGCCCGCGGCGCTCGCGGCCTACCAGGAGGCGCGGACCGAACGCACGGCCCGCGTGCAGAGGACGGCGCGGGTGTGGGGCGACATCTGGCACGTCGACGGGCTCGCCCGGCTGCTGCGCAACGAGCTGTTCTCCGACCGCGACCCGGCCGACTTCAAGCACGTCGACTGGCTCTACGGCGTGTGA